In Paroedura picta isolate Pp20150507F chromosome 1, Ppicta_v3.0, whole genome shotgun sequence, the following are encoded in one genomic region:
- the LOC143825879 gene encoding uncharacterized protein LOC143825879, which translates to MFQGSPSKQPENISSKQASNFSTLYQPPCLVLQPENTSAPAHLLQNCSSKESKTLSDNAVLRRLQTDPNLFCLYPCPRLVLQPVMGCKATEPTFLKQQQICMKGTSKPTTPKECGKPQPTLKHQTACKCKQKSNGSEHPSKKQKMDTTDTESKVLCDIRALVNSSSDPKMTLQAVRSLIGTTFKNSESAEASISADRGFRCNMDTLQLKAVLSTNHYTKKTFSGVFPSDWLPKQRLHRRPAGLVVNTHPHNVPGEHWLAIYLEKDGRGEFFDSYGHPPNSPLFPKTIVRFLRKNASETVFQPRQLQASDSVVCGYHCIFFLQLRSKGLSFEQIQELYCDDLAQNDLMVEQFIKNKKGMSRLALNFFVQPQACVSCSEFHQHHNNIEFQ; encoded by the exons ATGTTTCAAGGGAGCCCTTCCAAGCAACcag AAAATATATCATCCAAACAAGCCTCAAATTTCTCCACTCTGTATCAACCCCCCTGCTTGGTCTTACAACCTGAAAATACCAGTGCCCCTGCCCATTTGCTTCAGAACTGCAGCTCGAAAGAATCTAAGACTTTATCCGATAATGCTGTTCTAAGAAGGTTGCAGACag ACCCAAATTTGTTCTGCCTGTATCCGTGCCCACGACTGGTCCTGCAACCTGTAATGGGGTGCAAAGCAACAGAGCCAACtttcctgaagcagcagcagatctgCATGAAAGGAACATCAAAACCAACCACCCCAAAAGAATGCGGTAAACCACAGCCAACACTCAAGCACCAAACTGCATGTAAGTGTAAACAAAAGAGCAATGGTTCTGAACACCCCagcaagaaacagaaaatggacaCTACTGATACCGAATCGAAAGTATTGTGTGACATAAGAGCTTTGGTTAACAGTTCTTCAGACCCTAAGATGACCTTGCAGGCTGTGCGTAGCCTTATTGGCACCACTTTCAAGAATTCAGAAAGTGCTGAAGCCAGTATAAGTGCTGATAGGGGGTTCAGGTGTAATATGGACACTCTCCAGCTGAAAGCTGTGTTATctacaaaccactacaccaaaaagactTTCTCAGGAGTGTTTCCAAGTGATTGGCTCCCCAAACAAAGACTGCATCGAAGACCTGCCGGGCTAGTTGTGAACACCCACCCCCACAACGTCCCTGGAGAACATTGGCTTGCCATATACTTGGAAAAGGATGGACGTGGCGAGTTCTTTGACTCTTATGGGCACCCTCCAAACAGCCCCTTATTTCCAAAAACTATTGTGAGATTCTTGAGGAAAAATGCCAGTGAGACTGTATTCCAGCCCCGACAACTGCAAGCCTCTGACTCTGTCGTCTGTGGATATCACTGCATATTCTTTCTGCAGCTGCGCAGTAAGGGGCTTTCTTTTGAACAAATTCAAGAACTCTACTGTGATGACCTAGCACAGAATGACCTAATGGTGGAGCAATTCATAAAAAACAAGAAAGGCATGTCCAGGCTTGCCCTCAACTTCTTTGTACAACCCCAGGCATGTGTCTCTTGCAGTGAGTTTCACCAACACCACAATAATATTGAATTTCAATAA